In Allorhizobium pseudoryzae, the genomic window GCGCTCGATGCCGGCCTGCCGAAACCGGATATCGCCCGCCATGACCGCTTTGCGCTGCGCGCCATTCCGGCCCTGCTTCTCGCGGCCGCCTTCGGCTTTTCCTATTCCAATGGCGGCGGCAGCACCACGGACGTGCTGCAGCCCTCGACACCCGCCGCACGGGTCAATCCCGATCTGCGCGTCGATGCCTGGCTGACCCCGCCCCCCTATACAGCGCGCGCGCCGATCTTCCTGACGGGCCGGGAAGCCCCGGTGACCGGCGGGGTGCAGATCCCGCAGTTTTCCGAGCTCACCATTCGCGTCACGGGTGGCGAAGGGGACGAAGCCGTCACCTTTGCGCCGCTCGAAGGCGGACCGGCGGCCACGCTTGCATCGGAGGAGGCGCGTGCCGCCGTGGCATCGGCGGACCAGGCAGCCGCCGGTCAGACGGCCCCGACCGCAGCCGCAGCCCCGCAGGTTGCCGCGCGTGCGGAAGGCCAGCCCTTGGCCCCCCGCACCTACAAGATGAAGGTCAACGAAAGCGGCGACCTGACGGTCAACGGCCAGCAGTGGATGTTTGATGTCATCCCCGACCGCGCACCGGAAATCGCCTTCGACAAGCAGCCGCGCCGCGCCGTGAACGGTGCGCTGGAGATCGGCTTCACCGGCAAGGACGATTACGGCATCCAGCGCGCCTTCGCCCTGATCGAACCGGCGGAAAAGCAGGCAGAGGGCGCGACACCTCTCTATCCGCTGCCGGAGTACAAGCTCGACCTGCCGCGGCAGAATGCCCGCGACGTGAAGGGCACGACGAGCCGCAACCTCACCGAACACCCGCTGTCCGGCACGCGCGTCAAGATCACGCTGGTGGCAACCGACGGCGCCGGCCAGGAAGGCCGCAGCCAGCCGCTGGAAATGGTGCTTCCCGCCCGCCGTTTCGTCGAACCGCTCGCCGCCTCCGTTGCCGAACAGCGGCAGGTCTTTGCGCTCGACACGCGCCAGATGCCGCGTGCGGTCGCGCTCAACGAAGCGCTTGCCATCCGCCCGGATGAGACCATCCCAAACCTCAGCCATTTCCTGCTGATCCGCTCCGCCTTGGAGCGCATGAAGCTTGCCCGCAACGAGGAACAGTTGAAGGATACCGCGGATTATCTCTGGGAAATCGCGCTTGGCATCGAGGACGGCGGGCTGTCGCTTGCCGAACGCCGCCTGCGCGATGCGCAGGAGGCTCTGTCGGAAGCGCTGGAAAACGGTGCCTCCGACCAAGAAATCGCCAAGCTCATGCAGGAATTGCGCGAGGCGATGCAGAACTTCATGTCGGAACTGGCGCAGCGCATGCAGAACATGCCGCAGTCCCAGCAGAACGCGCAGGCGCAGAACGTCATCCGCCAGCGCGACCTGCAGAACATGATGGACCAGATCGAGAACCTTGCCCGATCCGGCAATCGCGACGCCGCGCAGCAGATGCTGTCCGAACTGCAGCGCATGATGAACAACCTGCAGGCCGGCCGCATGCAGCGCCCGCAGCAGGGGCAGCAGCAGAACAGCCAGATGCGCCAGCAAATCGACAAGCTCGGCGAGATCATGCAGGAACAGCAGCGGCTGATGGACCAGACCTTCCAGCTGAACCAGGCGTTGCGCGACCGCATGCAGCGCGGCAACCCCAACCAGCCCTACAATCAGGGCCAGCAGCAACAGGGTCAACAGCAGCCGGGCCAGCAAGGCCAGCAGCAGCAGGGCCAGCAGGGTCAACAGGGCCAGCAGGGGCAGACCCCGACGGACCAGATGACCGCCGAGCAGTTGCGTGAGGCGCTGAAGAACCTGCGCGCCCAGCAGGAAGGGCTCGGCAAGAAACTGCAGGAACTGCAGCAGGGGCTCAAGGATCTCGGCATGGACCCCGGCCAGGGCTTTGGCGAAGCCGGTCGCGAGATGGGCAATGCCGGCCAGGCGCTTGGCCAGGGCCAGGGTGACCAGGCGGTCCAGGGCCAGGGCAATGCGTTGAACGCGCTGCGCCAGGGCGCCCAGAGCATGATGCAGCAGATGATGCAGGCCATGCAGCAGGGCCAGGGCCAGCAGCCGGGTCAGGGACCGGGCCAGGGCATGGCGAACGATGGCGGACAGAACGGTCGTGATCCGCTTGGTCGTCCGCGCGCCACGTCAGGTCCGGAATTCGGCGATCAGGTCAAGGTGCCGGACGAGATCGACGTGCAGCGCGCCCGCGAGATCCTGGAGGCGATCCGCGAAAAGCTCGGCAACGCCCTGTCGGGAGAAGCAGAGCGGCGTTATCTCGAACGCCTGCTCGATATCCGGTGATCCGGAACATGCGAAGGCCGCGCCAGGCGGCCTTCAGGATCAGGCGGCCTTCGGGGCCGCCGTCAGGGCCTGGGCCACGGCCCGGCGAATATCAGGAAGCGCAAACGGCTTGTCCACCACGTCGATGATCTTCGCCATCAGGTCGTCCGCACGCTCGCGCTGCTCGGCATAGCCGGTCATCAGCAGGATCTTCAGGTCCGGATACTGGGCCGCCGCGCGGTGCGCCAGTTCGATGCCATCCATCACCGGCATGCGGATATCGGACAGCAGAAGATCGAACTGGTCCTCCTCGAGAAGCTGCAGCCCCTCGGCACCATCCGCTGCTTCCTGGGTGTCATGGCCATCCAGGCGCAGAGCACGCGCCACGAATGAGCGCAGCGAATCTTCGTCCTCGGTGATCAGGATCTTGGCCATGGTGAATCGGTACTCCGTGCATCAAATCGGGACCCAACTGACCAGTATTTCCTTTGCGAGGAGTAAACATTCACCGAGACGGGGCTGGCATGGTTAACGCCCCGTCACCGGTTTCCGATTATGATTCAGATTGAACATCACCGGTGACGACCCCGACAAAGGGCAGTTCACGGAAGGCATAGGCCACGTCCATGCCGTAACCCACGACGAAATAATCCGGGCACTCGAACCCAACATAGTCCGCTTCCAGCTCTTCCTTGCGCTTGACGCTCTTGTCGAGCAGCACGGCAAGCGTCACGTGGCGGGCGCCACGTTCGTAGAGCAGTTCCTTGGCGAATTTCAGCGTGCGGCCCGATTCCAGGATGTCGTCGATCAGCAGGACGTCGCGATCCTTGACGGAAGAATCGATGTCCTTGACGATTCTAACGCCCTGCGACACCGTCCCGGCGCCGTAGCTGGAGAGCGTGATGAACTCCACTTCCGGCGCAAGACCCGTCTCGTGCAGGGCACGCAGCAGATCGGCCGCGAAGATGAACGAGCCCTTGAGCACGGCAATCACCAGCAGGTCCTTCGTCGGACCGGCAGCAATCTGCTCGGCCAGGCTGCGGTTGCGCTCGGCAATCTGTTCGGCGGTGAAAAGCGGCTCGATGATCTTGCCGCGCACGATGGGCATGGGCGTCTCCAAATGTCTTGAAGACCCGCGATAGCACAATCAGGAGGCTGTGGCACCCGTCTCGGCAAACGAAAGGCGAAGCTGTGGATTCTTGCCGCCGGGATGCGGGATCTTGGCCGTGAACCCCCGGCTGTGATCATGTGCCAGGTCGCTGATCGGGAGCGCAATGAGTGTGGAGGCCACCGGCATTCCATCGACCAGGATGTCGGCGCGGATCGGCGGAACCTCGATGCGGGCGCCCGCGCGGTTTTCGACAATGCCGTTGATCACCAGAACACGCAGGCCATCGGCATCCTGCGGCGTCAGCGTCACATGGGTAATGTCGAGCCCGGCCGCCTGGGCGGGATCGCTGCCAGCACCGGCGACGAGCGAAAATCCACCAGCAAGCCCGAAGACGACGATGAAGACGAAGGCAACGAGGGCGGAGAAGAAATCCGCCGACATGCGCATCAGAAGCGCCTCGAAGCGCGAAAGCAGCCTTTGCAGGAGCGAAGGTGCCGCCTCCGCCACCCGCATGGCAGGCTTCGGCTGCCTCTTTCGATTGTCGTTCTGGAAACGCTGGGTTCGAGTGTCCTCGCGCACCGTCACGAAATGCGCGTCTTCCACATCGGCTCTTGCCGGCATCCGCACTGGCCGGTTCGATCCGATCGCCTCGGGCGGCAGAATATCGTAAGCGGCGGCATTGTCACGGCGCGAGCGAAAGGCGTGCATCGGATCTTCTCCCTCCCCCGCCGTGAAGCCACGGGAAACGGGGGCATTGCAACGAATCCCGCTCAGTCGTAAATTTAATTGGTTAATGCTTCGCAAATCCGGCCCGGAAACCGCCTGCTTTCCGGGGGATGATTCAGCATCCGTCAACCCTTGCCGTTTACCAACGGTCGCAGAATGACCACCCAAAGGACTGGACGACGCGTTGATCCACTTTGAAAATGTCGGCTTGCGATATGGGATGGGGCCGGAAATCCTGCGCGACCTCACCTTCGATATTCCGGGGCGATCCTTCCAGTTTCTCACCGGTCCCTCCGGTGCCGGAAAGACGACATTGCTGCGCCTTCTCTTCATGTCGCTGCAGCCGACGCGCGGCCTGATCCGCATGTTCGACCGCGACCTGTCGCAGATCCCGCGGGCGGAACTGCCCATGCTGCGCCGGCGTGTCGGCATCGTCTTTCAGGATTTCCGCCTGCTCGATCATCTGACCACCTACGAGAATGTCGCTCTGCCGCTGCGCGTGCGCGGCAAAGAGGAGAGCACCTATCGCAACGACGTGATCGAACTTCTGAAATGGGTTGGGCTCGGCGAACGCATCAACGTGCTGCCGGCAGTGCTGTCCGGCGGCGAAAAACAGCGTGCCGCCATTGCCCGCGCCCTGATGGACCGTCCCGAAATCCTGCTCGCCGACGAACCGACGGGCAATGTCGATCCGCCCATGGCACGGCGGCTCCTGAACCTCTTTCTGGAACTCAACCGGCTGGGAACGGCCGTCGTGATTGCCACCCACGATCTGGCGCTGATGGACCAGATCGATGCAAGGCGCATGATCCTCACCGATGGGCGGCTCGATATCTATGAATGAGATCAGCCGCCCCCGCACACCCCAGAAACAGACCAAGGACCAGGCTTCGGCCACAAAGCCGCGACGCACCGAGATGCGGGTGCGACCGATGGGCCCGATCCTGCCGCCCTCCAACATCCAGGGCAATGCGCTGATGGTGGTGATCGCCATCATGTCCTTCCTCGCCTGCCTCACGCTTGGCGCCGTCAGCATGGTGCGCTCGACCGCCTCGAGCTGGGAAAGCCAGATCTCCCGCGAGATCACCATCCAGATCAAGCCGCAGGATGGGCTCGACATGGATGCAGCCCTTGCCAAGGCGCGCGATCTGGCACTCACCTTCGTCGGCACGAAGGACGGCAAGATCATGGATGATGCGGCGACCGCGCGCCTGCTCGAACCCTGGCTCGGCACCGGTCTCGATCTCAAGGAACTGCCGGTTCCGCGTCTCGTCATCATCACCATCGACGAGGACAATCCGCCCGATTTCGCCGGCATGCGCGCCCTCCTGCGCAGCGAAGTGCCGCAGGCTTTCCTCGATGATCACCGCACCTGGGTCGATCGTCTGGTCTCCATGGCGCACACCACCGTGCTGATCGGCACCGGCGTGCTTGTGCTCGTCTTCACGGCGATGATCCTCACCGTCATCTTTGCCACCCGCGGTGCGCTTTCCGGCAACCGCCATATCGTTGAGGTTCTGCATTTTGTCGGTGCCGAGAGCGGCTTTGTCGCGACCGAATTCCAGAAACATTTCCTCAAGATCAGCCTGAAGGGGTCTGCCGCCGGCGGCGTGCTGGCCGCCCTTCTGTTTGCCACGGCGAACCTGTGGCAGAGCAACTCGCTCGCCACCCCGGAAAGCGATCAGGCCACCGCCCTCTTCGGCACCTTCACCATCGGTTTTTCCGGTTATCTCGGCATTCTCGCCACAATGATCGTGATTGCCTTGCTGACGACGCTGACCGCCCGATTCACGGTGATGCGGACCATTGACGAGATCGATCTCATCCGCTCCGACCCCGCGCGATCCGACGGCCTGCCGTCATCATGATGACGTCTCAGCTCTGTTCTCCAGAGCGGATTGGGTATAAGGACCTCGGCCATGACCCTTGGCCAGACGATGCAGACCAATGGTGCTCAGGAAGAGCCGCCGCCGCGCAGATGGAGCAGATTGTTCCGTCGCAGCGGGCCGATCCGCCGTACCCTGCGCTATGTCGGCATTCTGGTCCTGCTGCTCGGCGCCACCGCCGGCGGTGGTTTCCTCTGGTTTGCCGATGCGGTCACCTCGCTGAAGGCCCCCGATGGCGTGAAGGCCGATGCGATCGTCGTGCTGACCGGCGGTTACCAGCGGATCGACCAGGCGCTCGGCCTGCTGCGCGACGGCGCCGGGCGGCGCCTGCTGATTTCGGGCGCCCACCCGTCCGCCTCGCCGACCCAGATCCGCCGCACCACGCAAGGCTCCGAAGACCTCTTTAAGTGCTGCGTCGATGTCGGCTATGCGGCGATCGACACCATCGGCAATGCCAACGAGATCACCCGCTGGATCTTCGATCATCAATACCGCTCGGTTCTGGTGGTCACCTCCAACTATCACATGCCACGCAGCCTGCTGGAGCTTCGCCGGCTCGATCACGGCACCGCATTCATTCCCTATCCGGTCGTCACGTCGGATCTCACCCGTAAGGCCTGGTTCACCGAACCGGATGCTCTGCGGACCATGCTCTCCGAATATATGAAGATGGCCGCCGCCAGTCTGCGCTGGGTGGCCGGCATGCCGCAGGGCACCGGACTTCGCTCCGAGGAAGAGATCGAGAAGGAAAGCGTAAAGGTGCGTCACTGACGCGCAGCGCTTCCGTCCGCGGGCGCGATGGTGTAGGGACCGCGTGCGCCCGCAAACTTCTGGATCTCCTTCATGCTGATGCTGCGTTCGACCCTTTTCAACGTCGCCTTTTATGCCAACCTCATTTTGCGCATGATCGTGCTGACCCCGGTCTATTTCCTGCTTCCACGCAAGAAGGCGTTCCGCGTTCCCAAGGACTGGGCACGCTCGAACCACTGGCTGATGGAAAAGATTGTCGGCACCACCTTCGAGATCGAGGGCCTTGAAAACATCCCGAAGACCGGCTGCATCTTTGCGCCCAAGCATCAGTCGTTCTGGGATACCTATGCGCTGCTGCCGTGGATGGACGATCCGGTCTACATCCTGAAGCGCGAACTGACCTGGATTCCGCTGTTCGGCTGGTACGTGAAGAAGCA contains:
- a CDS encoding TIGR02302 family protein, with amino-acid sequence MSLIRKGAFDAHPALARRVALKRSLARFVLFLERLAPLMLAPLAVIALFLATAWFGLFRQMPDLMRWIAFGLFVFAFLSSILPLGRLRWPTPPEADRLLEERNNLPHQPVTVQEEEPAFDTPIARALWKEHQLRMARRIAALDAGLPKPDIARHDRFALRAIPALLLAAAFGFSYSNGGGSTTDVLQPSTPAARVNPDLRVDAWLTPPPYTARAPIFLTGREAPVTGGVQIPQFSELTIRVTGGEGDEAVTFAPLEGGPAATLASEEARAAVASADQAAAGQTAPTAAAAPQVAARAEGQPLAPRTYKMKVNESGDLTVNGQQWMFDVIPDRAPEIAFDKQPRRAVNGALEIGFTGKDDYGIQRAFALIEPAEKQAEGATPLYPLPEYKLDLPRQNARDVKGTTSRNLTEHPLSGTRVKITLVATDGAGQEGRSQPLEMVLPARRFVEPLAASVAEQRQVFALDTRQMPRAVALNEALAIRPDETIPNLSHFLLIRSALERMKLARNEEQLKDTADYLWEIALGIEDGGLSLAERRLRDAQEALSEALENGASDQEIAKLMQELREAMQNFMSELAQRMQNMPQSQQNAQAQNVIRQRDLQNMMDQIENLARSGNRDAAQQMLSELQRMMNNLQAGRMQRPQQGQQQNSQMRQQIDKLGEIMQEQQRLMDQTFQLNQALRDRMQRGNPNQPYNQGQQQQGQQQPGQQGQQQQGQQGQQGQQGQTPTDQMTAEQLREALKNLRAQQEGLGKKLQELQQGLKDLGMDPGQGFGEAGREMGNAGQALGQGQGDQAVQGQGNALNALRQGAQSMMQQMMQAMQQGQGQQPGQGPGQGMANDGGQNGRDPLGRPRATSGPEFGDQVKVPDEIDVQRAREILEAIREKLGNALSGEAERRYLERLLDIR
- a CDS encoding response regulator; the encoded protein is MAKILITEDEDSLRSFVARALRLDGHDTQEAADGAEGLQLLEEDQFDLLLSDIRMPVMDGIELAHRAAAQYPDLKILLMTGYAEQRERADDLMAKIIDVVDKPFALPDIRRAVAQALTAAPKAA
- the hpt gene encoding hypoxanthine phosphoribosyltransferase, which encodes MPIVRGKIIEPLFTAEQIAERNRSLAEQIAAGPTKDLLVIAVLKGSFIFAADLLRALHETGLAPEVEFITLSSYGAGTVSQGVRIVKDIDSSVKDRDVLLIDDILESGRTLKFAKELLYERGARHVTLAVLLDKSVKRKEELEADYVGFECPDYFVVGYGMDVAYAFRELPFVGVVTGDVQSES
- the ftsE gene encoding cell division ATP-binding protein FtsE produces the protein MIHFENVGLRYGMGPEILRDLTFDIPGRSFQFLTGPSGAGKTTLLRLLFMSLQPTRGLIRMFDRDLSQIPRAELPMLRRRVGIVFQDFRLLDHLTTYENVALPLRVRGKEESTYRNDVIELLKWVGLGERINVLPAVLSGGEKQRAAIARALMDRPEILLADEPTGNVDPPMARRLLNLFLELNRLGTAVVIATHDLALMDQIDARRMILTDGRLDIYE
- a CDS encoding cell division protein FtsX — its product is MNEISRPRTPQKQTKDQASATKPRRTEMRVRPMGPILPPSNIQGNALMVVIAIMSFLACLTLGAVSMVRSTASSWESQISREITIQIKPQDGLDMDAALAKARDLALTFVGTKDGKIMDDAATARLLEPWLGTGLDLKELPVPRLVIITIDEDNPPDFAGMRALLRSEVPQAFLDDHRTWVDRLVSMAHTTVLIGTGVLVLVFTAMILTVIFATRGALSGNRHIVEVLHFVGAESGFVATEFQKHFLKISLKGSAAGGVLAALLFATANLWQSNSLATPESDQATALFGTFTIGFSGYLGILATMIVIALLTTLTARFTVMRTIDEIDLIRSDPARSDGLPSS
- a CDS encoding YdcF family protein, which codes for MTLGQTMQTNGAQEEPPPRRWSRLFRRSGPIRRTLRYVGILVLLLGATAGGGFLWFADAVTSLKAPDGVKADAIVVLTGGYQRIDQALGLLRDGAGRRLLISGAHPSASPTQIRRTTQGSEDLFKCCVDVGYAAIDTIGNANEITRWIFDHQYRSVLVVTSNYHMPRSLLELRRLDHGTAFIPYPVVTSDLTRKAWFTEPDALRTMLSEYMKMAAASLRWVAGMPQGTGLRSEEEIEKESVKVRH